The Methanococcus maripaludis genome has a window encoding:
- a CDS encoding selenouridine synthase SelU-like subunit, which produces MDENILSRLLTFKNDVILVIRLKTGEKVILKDGKIAAGKLTGQIASFISENSKSISKPTVLEFSGEMFYFEPVNIKKYLESIGSELSDEVITVDQFFKSDFENVVIIDARSPREFSEKTIPDAVNIPLFLTEEYETIGKLYKSEGKEVAIAKAGVIIQDGIKRIVSESLKLDPNKNLIVFCARGGMRSQSIATILKLLGFKVKRLVGGFKSYNLSKT; this is translated from the coding sequence ATGGATGAAAACATTCTTTCAAGGCTACTTACATTTAAAAACGATGTTATTTTAGTAATCAGATTAAAAACTGGTGAAAAGGTAATTTTAAAGGATGGAAAAATTGCCGCAGGAAAATTAACTGGACAGATTGCATCGTTTATTTCTGAAAATTCTAAAAGCATTTCAAAACCAACTGTTTTAGAGTTTTCTGGCGAAATGTTTTATTTTGAACCAGTAAATATCAAAAAATACCTCGAATCAATCGGAAGCGAGCTTTCGGATGAGGTTATCACAGTTGACCAGTTTTTTAAATCAGATTTTGAAAATGTAGTAATAATTGATGCAAGGTCCCCAAGGGAATTTTCTGAAAAAACCATACCCGATGCAGTAAATATCCCTCTTTTTTTAACTGAAGAATATGAAACTATTGGAAAACTCTATAAAAGCGAAGGAAAAGAAGTTGCAATTGCTAAAGCAGGGGTTATCATTCAGGATGGAATAAAAAGAATAGTTTCAGAATCTTTAAAGTTGGATCCAAATAAAAATTTAATAGTCTTTTGTGCAAGGGGCGGCATGAGAAGCCAGTCGATTGCAACGATATTAAAACTGTTAGGGTTTAAAGTAAAACGACTTGTAGGCGGATTTAAAAGCTACAATCTATCAAAAACCTAA
- a CDS encoding NOG1 family protein, translating to MRKSRDANPFKAMPTILYPDELLDKAYNRSEKIAGELRTTTRGLSVPKSRIIEDNKIRTTASVISDNLLKIVEKTPSIDNLDPFYREILEIMVGSDEFKKSLAAVQWASEIVKKLGTQYSRKVKKAPSPQATSIVRKEFIGRVSSVLKQIYPNMAFLGVARNKLKNIPTVKNLPSVVIAGYPNVGKSTLLRTLTDAEPEVNSYPFTTKGLNIGYTEEGIQIIDTPGVLDRPIYERNDIELHAVVAINYLSDMILFVIDPTEFCGFTIEEQFNLLEEVRKTFNAPILVALTKMDVDEIEGLDALEEDLGEYEVMKVSSLKKEGIVDLKGRLLDILDEQGLMDLLEEE from the coding sequence ATGAGGAAATCGAGAGACGCGAATCCATTTAAAGCAATGCCTACCATTTTATATCCTGATGAATTGTTAGACAAGGCATATAACCGATCTGAAAAGATTGCAGGAGAACTTAGAACAACTACAAGAGGATTAAGTGTCCCAAAATCAAGAATAATCGAAGATAACAAAATTAGAACTACTGCATCAGTTATTTCAGACAATCTTTTGAAAATTGTAGAAAAAACTCCTTCAATAGATAATTTAGACCCATTTTATAGGGAAATTCTTGAAATCATGGTTGGAAGCGACGAATTTAAAAAATCGCTTGCAGCAGTGCAGTGGGCATCTGAAATCGTGAAAAAATTAGGAACCCAGTATTCAAGAAAAGTTAAGAAAGCACCAAGCCCGCAAGCTACATCAATCGTTAGAAAAGAGTTTATCGGAAGGGTTTCATCAGTTTTAAAACAGATTTACCCAAACATGGCGTTTTTAGGTGTTGCAAGAAACAAGCTTAAAAATATTCCAACTGTGAAAAACTTACCTTCAGTTGTTATTGCAGGATACCCAAATGTTGGGAAATCAACACTCCTTAGAACACTTACAGATGCAGAACCAGAAGTAAATTCTTACCCATTTACAACGAAAGGATTGAATATCGGATATACTGAAGAAGGAATTCAGATAATCGATACTCCTGGAGTTTTAGATAGGCCTATTTATGAAAGAAACGATATCGAACTTCACGCGGTAGTTGCAATAAACTATCTTTCAGATATGATTTTATTCGTAATTGACCCAACTGAATTCTGCGGATTTACGATAGAAGAACAGTTCAATTTACTTGAGGAAGTTAGAAAAACATTTAACGCTCCAATTTTAGTTGCGCTAACCAAAATGGATGTTGATGAAATAGAAGGTTTAGATGCACTTGAAGAAGACCTTGGAGAATACGAAGTAATGAAAGTATCTTCACTTAAAAAAGAAGGAATCGTTGACTTAAAAGGTAGACTTTTAGATATTCTTGATGAACAAGGTTTAATGGACCTTTTAGAAGAAGAATAA
- a CDS encoding DUF126 domain-containing protein — protein MKELTGRIISKGVVEGEAIVSKSSISFLGGVNEEGIVTDKENELFGKSIANKIFVFPTGKGSTVGSYVIYGLAKRGLLKGMVNFESEPIVATGAILGKIPLVDKVNIDEIKDGDIVVVDGNTGTVKIKEQ, from the coding sequence TTGAAAGAGCTAACTGGAAGAATTATTTCAAAAGGCGTCGTTGAAGGGGAAGCAATTGTTTCAAAATCGTCCATTTCATTTCTTGGTGGCGTAAATGAGGAAGGAATTGTAACTGATAAGGAAAATGAACTTTTTGGAAAAAGTATCGCAAACAAAATATTTGTATTTCCAACTGGGAAAGGAAGTACTGTTGGTTCTTACGTAATCTACGGGCTTGCTAAAAGAGGGCTTTTAAAAGGAATGGTAAATTTTGAGTCCGAACCAATTGTCGCAACTGGTGCAATTCTTGGAAAAATCCCGCTCGTGGATAAAGTTAATATAGATGAAATTAAAGATGGCGATATAGTAGTAGTTGATGGAAACACGGGAACTGTTAAAATAAAAGAACAGTAA
- a CDS encoding class III signal peptide-containing protein, whose protein sequence is MSLKSLAFKNRGQISLEAGVIVIAVAMVAVFAAYLYVKSTVESAIQINETTNGTIGIYNNAVNKLTESVGNLSNK, encoded by the coding sequence ATGAGTTTAAAATCTTTAGCATTTAAAAATAGGGGCCAGATATCTCTTGAAGCAGGTGTTATTGTAATCGCCGTTGCAATGGTTGCAGTATTTGCAGCGTATCTTTATGTAAAAAGCACTGTAGAATCCGCAATTCAAATAAACGAAACTACAAATGGTACTATAGGGATATATAACAATGCAGTAAACAAATTAACTGAATCGGTTGGAAATTTAAGTAATAAGTAA
- the selD gene encoding selenide, water dikinase SelD, giving the protein MKCLKIYLKGGKIEEEIKLTQMVTLHGUACKLPDTELENLVKGIISEDDLKNTKVGLGDDAAVVIKNGMAIVKTIDVFTPIVDDPYLQGRIAACNSTSDVYAMGISEVIGGLVFLGIPPELPVSVAKKMLQGFQDFCRENDTTIIGGHTILNPWPLIGGAITGVGKEEDILTKAGCKKGDVLILTKPLGNQSAMALSRVTEEFEDLIDIPKEEQKYIFEKTIELMTTSNRIALLHLRELENELGEKIANAMTDVTGFGILGHSQEMAEQSNVEIEISCLPVIKGTPELASLFGHGLCCGKGAETAGGLLISTKPEYKYKLIQKFEENNVYAFEVGKIINNGVGISKLSENVKILEI; this is encoded by the coding sequence ATGAAATGTTTAAAAATATACCTCAAAGGTGGTAAAATCGAAGAGGAAATAAAATTAACTCAAATGGTTACATTACACGGATGAGCTTGTAAACTTCCAGACACCGAACTTGAAAATTTAGTAAAAGGCATAATTTCTGAAGATGATTTAAAAAATACGAAAGTTGGCCTCGGAGACGATGCCGCAGTAGTTATAAAAAATGGAATGGCAATTGTAAAAACAATTGACGTTTTCACACCAATTGTAGATGACCCTTACCTTCAAGGACGAATTGCTGCATGTAATTCTACCAGTGATGTATATGCAATGGGAATTTCCGAAGTTATTGGCGGACTTGTATTTCTTGGAATTCCTCCAGAACTTCCTGTAAGCGTTGCGAAAAAAATGCTTCAGGGTTTTCAGGACTTCTGCCGAGAAAACGATACCACAATTATTGGTGGACATACCATTTTAAACCCCTGGCCTTTGATTGGTGGCGCAATTACTGGTGTAGGAAAAGAAGAAGATATCCTTACAAAAGCAGGATGTAAAAAGGGCGATGTATTAATTCTTACAAAACCGCTTGGAAACCAGAGTGCAATGGCACTATCTAGAGTTACTGAAGAATTTGAAGATTTAATCGATATCCCAAAAGAAGAACAAAAATACATCTTTGAAAAAACCATTGAACTGATGACAACGTCTAATAGAATAGCTCTTTTACATTTAAGAGAACTTGAAAATGAGTTGGGCGAAAAAATTGCAAATGCAATGACTGATGTTACAGGATTTGGTATTTTAGGTCACAGTCAGGAAATGGCTGAACAAAGCAATGTAGAAATTGAAATATCCTGCCTTCCAGTAATTAAGGGAACTCCAGAACTTGCTTCACTGTTTGGACATGGTCTTTGCTGTGGAAAGGGTGCTGAAACTGCCGGCGGTCTTTTAATTTCCACAAAACCAGAATATAAATATAAATTAATTCAGAAATTTGAAGAAAATAACGTTTACGCCTTTGAAGTTGGAAAAATAATAAATAATGGTGTTGGAATATCTAAATTATCCGAAAATGTTAAGATTTTAGAAATATAA
- a CDS encoding pyruvate kinase alpha/beta domain-containing protein — MTEYFEYAGVENTENTLKYAVERAKLGIFDIVVASSYGETAKMLLDSLEKENLNVNVVVVTYHRGFSGPDIVAMPENIKKDLEKRGAKVFSGTHALSGVERGISKRLGGYGPVEVIAQTLKTLGQGVKVCYEVTVMAADAGLVSTKKEIIAIGGSSRGADSAVVILPSNMNTFFDIELRELICMPRNKKKHE; from the coding sequence ATGACTGAGTATTTTGAGTATGCAGGGGTTGAAAATACAGAAAATACCTTAAAATATGCAGTAGAACGGGCTAAATTAGGAATTTTTGACATTGTTGTAGCTTCTTCATATGGTGAAACTGCAAAAATGTTACTTGATAGTTTAGAAAAAGAAAATTTAAATGTAAATGTGGTTGTTGTAACCTATCATCGGGGCTTTTCTGGGCCCGATATTGTAGCAATGCCTGAAAATATTAAAAAAGACCTCGAAAAACGGGGTGCAAAAGTATTTAGCGGAACTCACGCTTTAAGCGGTGTTGAACGAGGAATTTCAAAAAGACTTGGTGGATATGGGCCAGTAGAAGTTATTGCACAGACATTAAAAACACTCGGACAGGGCGTTAAAGTATGCTATGAGGTAACAGTGATGGCTGCTGATGCAGGGCTTGTTTCAACGAAAAAAGAAATTATTGCAATAGGTGGAAGTAGCAGAGGTGCTGATTCTGCAGTCGTTATTTTGCCGTCAAATATGAATACATTTTTTGATATTGAATTAAGAGAATTGATATGCATGCCAAGAAATAAGAAAAAGCATGAATAG
- the rnz gene encoding ribonuclease Z: MKLTFLGTGAAIPTKYRAHPSISLKFDGEIFLFDCGENTQRQIIFTDVSPMKINNIFISHLHGDHILGIPGLMQSIAFQGRTKPLNIYGPKETAKMIENILNVGYHSIDYPINVYEISAKSPEKIISSDNYEVFSFPVVHSVPALAYVFKQVKKPRMDLEKVNKLGIEIGPDLKRLKDGFNIELNGKIITPDDVTVPPKKGICVGYSGDTIPLNEFAEFLKELKCTTLIHEATFDKSMDKNAKETLHSTVSDALNIAKLSGVNTVILTHISARYDEISAYEKDIVEFKAEHPDLHILIAEDLMEYSLKGK, translated from the coding sequence ATGAAACTAACTTTTCTTGGAACCGGAGCGGCAATACCCACCAAATATAGGGCCCATCCATCAATTTCCTTAAAATTTGATGGAGAGATATTCTTGTTTGATTGTGGTGAAAATACACAAAGACAGATTATTTTTACAGATGTATCTCCGATGAAAATTAATAATATCTTTATTTCACACTTGCACGGCGACCATATCTTAGGAATCCCCGGACTTATGCAATCAATTGCATTTCAGGGCAGAACAAAGCCATTGAACATATACGGGCCAAAAGAAACTGCAAAAATGATTGAAAATATATTAAATGTGGGCTACCATTCAATCGATTACCCAATAAATGTCTATGAAATATCTGCAAAGTCCCCTGAAAAGATAATTTCAAGTGATAATTACGAAGTATTCAGTTTTCCAGTAGTTCACTCCGTTCCTGCACTTGCATATGTATTCAAACAGGTTAAAAAACCTAGAATGGATTTGGAAAAAGTAAATAAATTGGGAATTGAGATCGGGCCTGATTTAAAAAGGTTAAAAGATGGTTTTAATATTGAACTCAACGGAAAAATAATAACTCCAGATGACGTTACAGTTCCCCCAAAAAAAGGGATTTGCGTAGGATACAGTGGGGATACTATTCCCTTGAATGAATTTGCTGAATTTTTAAAAGAATTAAAATGCACGACGTTAATTCATGAAGCAACTTTTGATAAATCAATGGATAAAAATGCAAAAGAAACATTACATTCGACCGTTAGTGACGCATTAAACATTGCAAAACTTTCTGGCGTGAATACTGTAATATTAACACATATATCGGCAAGATATGACGAAATATCTGCTTATGAAAAAGACATTGTTGAATTTAAAGCAGAACATCCGGATTTACACATACTGATTGCAGAAGATTTAATGGAATATTCATTAAAAGGAAAATAG
- a CDS encoding helix-turn-helix domain-containing protein, with protein sequence MSKLVLNMPCSTFTLETIMCCVFGLKAFDVAVYFEILKCKPAKINEIAESLNRERSTIQRSAQSLMNAGIIIRKQINIKEGGYYYKYEAVPFADVKERIKKTMSEWSRDVCKWVDEIDEKDADELINNLI encoded by the coding sequence ATGAGCAAATTGGTACTTAATATGCCTTGCAGCACATTTACTCTTGAAACAATAATGTGTTGTGTGTTTGGACTGAAAGCATTTGACGTTGCAGTCTATTTTGAAATTTTAAAGTGTAAGCCTGCAAAAATAAATGAAATTGCAGAATCACTGAATAGGGAAAGAAGCACGATTCAAAGGTCTGCACAGAGTTTGATGAATGCAGGTATCATCATTAGAAAACAGATTAATATCAAAGAAGGTGGCTATTACTATAAATACGAAGCCGTTCCTTTTGCAGACGTCAAAGAACGGATTAAAAAAACCATGAGTGAATGGAGTCGGGATGTTTGCAAATGGGTAGATGAAATAGATGAAAAAGATGCCGATGAACTGATAAACAATTTAATTTAA
- a CDS encoding CBS domain-containing protein has product MKVKELMNPTIFTIDGEKSLFEAFKLMNNKGVKRVFVRIDENIDGVITYRDLAHIFFEKGVFELMDVTLKDVSTKEILTIDENADVKHAAQIMLHADVSGLLVIDEKTDAVGVISQTDILRSLVKG; this is encoded by the coding sequence ATGAAAGTAAAAGAATTGATGAATCCGACGATTTTTACCATTGATGGGGAAAAAAGCTTATTTGAAGCATTTAAATTAATGAACAATAAGGGCGTTAAACGGGTTTTTGTAAGAATTGATGAAAATATCGATGGAGTAATAACCTACAGGGATTTGGCACATATATTCTTTGAAAAAGGAGTTTTTGAATTAATGGACGTTACATTGAAAGACGTTTCGACAAAAGAAATATTAACAATAGACGAAAATGCAGATGTAAAACATGCTGCACAGATAATGCTCCATGCGGATGTTTCCGGACTTTTGGTAATCGATGAGAAAACAGATGCAGTTGGAGTTATTTCTCAGACAGATATATTGCGTTCACTAGTTAAAGGATAA
- a CDS encoding YqaA family protein, giving the protein MDIYQFAEYIVLNYGYFGIFLIAFTEAVIQPVIPDIFIIGAAAFGLDSVTCAFVASFGSLTGGYTGYFLGKKLGTNAFLKIFKEKNFIKGKAFFEKFGVWGVAIAGFTPIPYKVFAWLAGIFKMNLLSFGAGTLLGRIPRFLLVAYFGYSLGMLFGLHTP; this is encoded by the coding sequence ATGGATATTTACCAATTTGCAGAATATATTGTACTTAACTACGGATATTTTGGAATATTTTTAATTGCATTTACTGAAGCGGTAATTCAACCCGTAATTCCAGACATATTTATTATCGGCGCTGCAGCTTTCGGATTAGATTCTGTAACATGCGCCTTTGTAGCTTCTTTTGGGTCACTTACCGGGGGATACACAGGTTATTTTCTTGGAAAAAAACTTGGAACAAATGCATTTCTAAAAATTTTCAAAGAAAAAAATTTTATCAAAGGAAAAGCGTTTTTCGAAAAATTTGGAGTTTGGGGCGTTGCGATTGCAGGTTTTACCCCAATTCCATACAAGGTGTTTGCATGGCTTGCAGGCATATTTAAAATGAATCTTCTGTCATTTGGTGCAGGAACACTTCTTGGAAGAATTCCAAGGTTTTTGCTTGTCGCATACTTTGGTTACAGTTTAGGAATGTTATTTGGCTTGCATACACCTTAA
- a CDS encoding flavodoxin family protein: MKILGISGSPRKNGNTSNLVKEALKAAEKEGFETEFISLSGLELNPCIACDMCKKEEGCIIVDDMEEILEKIEEADGIIVGSPVYFGGVSAQTKMLIDRSRPLRAGFKLKYKVGAAISVGASRNGGQETTIRQIHDFFLIQSMIVVGDSEPTAHYGGTGQGKSPEDTKEDNPGIETSRNTGKRVAEVLKKMKL, translated from the coding sequence TTGAAGATACTTGGAATAAGCGGTTCACCAAGAAAAAACGGAAATACAAGCAATCTAGTAAAAGAAGCACTAAAAGCTGCCGAAAAGGAAGGTTTTGAAACAGAATTTATTTCACTCTCAGGTCTTGAGTTAAACCCGTGTATTGCATGTGATATGTGCAAAAAAGAAGAAGGATGTATTATTGTAGATGATATGGAAGAAATTTTGGAAAAAATTGAAGAAGCGGATGGAATAATAGTTGGATCTCCTGTTTACTTTGGAGGAGTTTCTGCACAGACAAAAATGTTAATTGATAGATCAAGACCGCTAAGGGCAGGTTTTAAATTAAAATATAAAGTTGGTGCAGCAATTTCAGTCGGTGCTTCAAGAAACGGCGGTCAGGAAACTACAATAAGGCAGATTCACGACTTTTTCTTGATACAGTCAATGATTGTAGTTGGAGATAGCGAACCTACTGCACACTACGGTGGAACGGGGCAAGGAAAATCACCAGAAGATACAAAAGAAGATAATCCTGGAATCGAAACTTCAAGAAATACTGGAAAAAGAGTAGCTGAAGTTTTGAAAAAAATGAAATTATAA
- the dmpI gene encoding 4-oxalocrotonate tautomerase DmpI: protein MPVITIEAGSVSKEQKEKLIKEFTKSASEIIGLPEEKFIVFIKENTDENVGVGGISLLELKSKR from the coding sequence ATGCCTGTAATTACAATAGAAGCTGGATCTGTGAGTAAAGAACAGAAAGAAAAATTAATTAAGGAATTTACGAAATCTGCAAGCGAGATAATTGGACTTCCAGAAGAAAAATTTATCGTATTTATAAAAGAAAATACTGATGAAAATGTCGGTGTCGGTGGAATTTCCCTTTTAGAACTTAAATCCAAAAGATAA
- a CDS encoding DUF473 domain-containing protein yields the protein MKALALTGVGPYAISEIVKNHIKTLNLKNICNLLVLESSKVGDFLFVTNVSKEDVISGTEGLIVQIKKISINNQSGYSKSCDETESVVGKVQVELLGYASCSNVVETGLMDPSVVILKARSVYDL from the coding sequence ATGAAAGCACTAGCTTTGACGGGAGTGGGACCTTATGCAATTTCTGAAATTGTAAAAAACCACATAAAAACATTAAATTTGAAGAATATTTGTAATTTATTGGTATTAGAATCTTCAAAGGTTGGAGATTTTTTATTTGTTACAAATGTTTCAAAAGAAGACGTAATTTCTGGAACTGAGGGGTTAATCGTTCAAATAAAGAAGATATCAATTAATAACCAAAGCGGATATTCAAAAAGCTGTGACGAAACAGAATCCGTAGTTGGCAAAGTTCAAGTAGAACTTTTAGGCTATGCATCCTGTTCAAATGTGGTCGAAACCGGATTAATGGATCCTTCAGTTGTAATTTTGAAAGCAAGATCTGTATATGATCTTTAA
- a CDS encoding proteasome assembly chaperone family protein: MEYVSKKEIMYKEPLVITGFPGIGLVGSIASYHILKNLKLEYIGYIEDPKLPEIMIVEEGIAYPPVRVYARDDLIVFFSDVMIPPELVYSMSTMISEHLKKINPKMVVTLEGFASMNPEKSFWVSSSEDVLNSIVDEDTPALQLGMVGGIPGALMNCCNEEDIRAACLITETVGLRPDPRGASKIIENLNKKYNLDADTEELIKEAENIEEKMKSLAKEHAKLMSKPKTENPMYM, encoded by the coding sequence ATGGAATATGTTTCTAAAAAAGAAATAATGTATAAAGAACCTCTCGTAATTACTGGTTTTCCAGGTATCGGCCTTGTTGGAAGCATTGCTTCGTACCATATTTTAAAAAACTTAAAACTGGAATATATTGGCTATATTGAAGACCCAAAGCTTCCAGAAATAATGATTGTCGAAGAAGGAATTGCATATCCTCCTGTTAGAGTATACGCTCGCGATGATTTGATAGTATTTTTTTCAGACGTAATGATCCCTCCTGAATTAGTATATTCCATGTCAACCATGATTTCTGAACATTTAAAGAAAATAAATCCAAAAATGGTTGTAACACTGGAAGGATTTGCATCGATGAATCCCGAAAAATCATTCTGGGTTTCATCGTCTGAAGACGTTTTAAATTCAATTGTGGATGAAGATACCCCTGCATTACAGCTTGGAATGGTTGGGGGAATTCCGGGAGCGCTTATGAACTGCTGCAATGAAGAGGATATTCGGGCTGCATGTTTAATTACTGAAACGGTTGGGTTAAGGCCTGACCCACGAGGAGCGTCTAAAATAATTGAAAACTTAAATAAAAAATACAATTTAGATGCTGACACTGAAGAACTGATAAAAGAAGCTGAAAATATAGAGGAAAAAATGAAAAGCCTCGCAAAAGAACATGCAAAATTAATGTCAAAGCCAAAAACTGAAAATCCAATGTATATGTAA
- the cobY gene encoding adenosylcobinamide-phosphate guanylyltransferase produces the protein MDALIMAGGKGTRLEENVEKPILNICGKPMIDYVIDSLLKSEIKKIYVAVSNHTPKTKEYLEKKYCANQNYNQKVNIICTSGTDYVDDLNECIEFFKEPFLILSSDIPTIKTKVINSIINEYLIVNNSCNRIESFCVVTKHEDYVGTPSFDMGGYIPLGINILTPKYGEQIETLHVVKDIIVNVNTLSDKKLVETLINKVVE, from the coding sequence ATGGATGCACTAATTATGGCGGGCGGAAAAGGAACGCGGTTGGAAGAAAATGTGGAAAAACCGATTCTAAACATTTGTGGAAAACCTATGATCGATTATGTTATTGACTCACTTTTAAAATCAGAAATCAAAAAAATATATGTTGCAGTATCAAATCATACTCCAAAAACAAAAGAATATTTAGAAAAAAAATATTGTGCAAACCAAAATTATAATCAAAAGGTAAATATAATTTGTACATCTGGAACAGATTATGTGGATGACCTAAATGAATGTATAGAATTTTTTAAAGAACCATTTTTAATTTTATCGAGTGATATCCCCACAATTAAGACGAAAGTTATTAATAGTATAATAAATGAGTATCTAATTGTTAACAATTCTTGTAATCGCATAGAGTCCTTTTGTGTAGTCACAAAACATGAGGACTATGTTGGAACGCCCTCATTTGATATGGGTGGATACATACCGTTAGGTATCAATATATTAACTCCAAAATATGGGGAACAGATCGAAACTCTCCATGTTGTTAAAGATATTATTGTAAATGTCAATACCCTTTCCGATAAAAAACTGGTCGAAACCCTAATTAATAAGGTGGTTGAATGA
- a CDS encoding PRC-barrel domain-containing protein, translated as MKLSFKSLNGRSIVGSLGSIIGTVDDIVIDEKTGRIISLNIEPSEQSPISPSSENYSFVPYRTVTAIRDVVVIDETKINAKA; from the coding sequence ATGAAATTATCCTTCAAATCATTAAATGGTAGATCTATTGTAGGCAGCTTAGGTAGTATCATCGGTACTGTTGATGATATCGTAATTGATGAAAAAACAGGCAGAATAATTTCATTAAATATTGAACCTTCAGAACAAAGTCCAATTTCCCCCTCATCAGAAAACTATTCTTTTGTTCCATACAGAACAGTAACTGCAATCAGGGACGTTGTTGTTATTGATGAAACAAAGATAAATGCTAAAGCTTAA
- the dapF gene encoding diaminopimelate epimerase, with the protein MKFTKMHGLGNDYIYVDATSQKIENPNEISRFVSDRHFGIGSDGLVLILPSEIADFKMRMFNSDGSEAEMCGNAIRCVGKFVYDKKMTDKSTITIETLAGIKVLEMTVENDKVVLVKVDMGEPILKAETIPVLSEKHPVIDEEITAKDYCYNFTCVSMGNPHAITYIENVSEFPLEKIGPLFEFHEKFPRKTNVEFVELIDDSTIKMRVWERGAGETLACGTGACAVLVASVLKGYVGRKATVKLLGGDLTIEWNESDNHIYMTGPATTVFEGEIDI; encoded by the coding sequence ATGAAATTTACAAAAATGCATGGTTTAGGCAACGATTATATCTACGTAGATGCTACCTCACAAAAAATTGAAAATCCAAACGAAATTTCAAGATTTGTGAGTGACAGGCACTTTGGAATCGGGTCAGATGGTCTTGTATTAATTCTTCCTTCAGAAATAGCTGACTTTAAAATGAGAATGTTTAATTCAGATGGTTCAGAAGCTGAAATGTGTGGTAATGCAATTCGTTGCGTTGGAAAGTTCGTTTATGATAAAAAAATGACCGATAAATCAACAATTACGATTGAAACACTTGCAGGAATAAAGGTTCTTGAAATGACTGTCGAAAATGACAAGGTAGTTTTGGTAAAAGTCGATATGGGAGAACCAATCTTAAAAGCAGAAACAATTCCTGTTTTAAGTGAAAAACACCCTGTAATCGATGAAGAAATAACTGCAAAAGATTACTGCTACAATTTCACCTGCGTTTCAATGGGGAACCCGCATGCAATAACATATATTGAAAATGTAAGCGAATTCCCTCTTGAAAAAATCGGCCCATTATTTGAATTTCACGAAAAATTCCCAAGAAAAACAAATGTCGAGTTCGTTGAATTAATCGATGATTCTACTATTAAAATGAGAGTTTGGGAAAGAGGTGCTGGGGAAACGCTTGCTTGCGGAACTGGAGCTTGCGCAGTTTTAGTTGCTTCCGTTTTAAAAGGATATGTTGGTAGAAAAGCAACAGTCAAACTTCTCGGTGGAGATTTAACAATTGAATGGAATGAGAGTGACAATCACATCTACATGACCGGTCCAGCAACAACCGTCTTTGAAGGAGAAATTGATATTTAA